The Scyliorhinus torazame isolate Kashiwa2021f chromosome 10, sScyTor2.1, whole genome shotgun sequence genome contains a region encoding:
- the LOC140384861 gene encoding probable G-protein coupled receptor 139: MELTQARMIFYPILAAVAIPVNLLVILILIRGKCGLSRCITSYLVAMASADLTVILTDVILKQIIPLYTTDPFTEKITLCGLIDCLTHATKDLSVWFTVAFTFDRFVAICCQKLKTKYCTWRTAVIVIGTVTVLSCLKNIPWYFRYEAVYFFFIPLFCMVKLSYYSSPLWKAFDLLHRVTTPLLPFVVILFLNGLTVRNISLANRARKRLRSHNDKNKNKDPEMENRRKSIILLFSISASFILLWMTEAVYSIHERITLNHIIDRLFKTRLPFIIAYIGPMLQLLSSCSNTCIYVVTQNKFREEFKNVLTYPFVLIVRLVK, encoded by the exons ATGGAACTGACACAGGCGCGAATGATTTTCTATCCTATTCTTGCTGCCGTCGCTATCCCAG TTAACCTTCTGGTGATTCTGATCTTGATCCGAGGAAAATGTGGCCTCTCCCGATGTATCACCAGCTACCTAGTGGCAATGGCATCAGCTGATCTTACTGTTATCCTGACTGATGTGATCCTGAAGCAAATAATTCCACTTTACACCACGGATCCATTCACAGAAAAAATTACCCTGTGCGGTCTCATTGACTGCCTCACACATGCAACCAAAGACCTTTCTGTTTGGTTCACAGTTGCTTTTACCTTTGatagatttgtggccatttgttgtcaaaaactgaaaactaaatattgcacctggAGAACTGCAGTGATCGTTATTggtacagtgactgtgctgagctgtttgaagaacatcccTTGGTATTTCCGATATGAGGCTGTCTATTTCTTTTTCATACCATTGTTCTGCATGGTGAAACTCAGCTATTATAGCTCACCCCTGTGGAAAGCATTTGACTTGTTACATCGAGTGACAACTCCACTGCTCCCATTTGTTGTGATCCTGTTCCTCAATGGTCTCACTGTTAGGAATATTTCATTGGCAAATAGAGCTCGTAAGAGGCTGCGAAGTCACAATGATAAGAACAAGAACAAGGATCCAGAGATGGAGAACCGCAGAAAGTCCATCATCCTGCTCTTCAGCATATCGGCAAGCTTCATACTGCTGTGGATGACAGAAGCTGTGTACAGCATCCATGAACGAATCACATTAAATCACATCATTGATCGACTGTTCAAAACCCGTCTTCCATTCATTATTGCTTACATTGGGCCAATGCTCCAGCTCCTCAGTTCCTGCAGCAACACGTGTATTTATGTTGTGACCCAGAATAAATTTAGAGAGGAATTTAAGAATGTGCTCACTTACCCCTTTGTTCTCATTGTTCGATTAGTAAAATAA